Within Lactobacillus amylovorus DSM 20531, the genomic segment AAGCGGTCCTTTCGACTGCCACAGAAAAGAAAGCACCCGGAAAAGGGATCGAGATGGAAGCTCTTCTTAACTATGTAAGCAAGCGAATCGATCCCTCGATGCATGTCGGTCTTACCGCAAACAATGAACACGCGACCCAGTTCTGCCAGATTAATCATGGCTCAAGAACCTGTCTACGACTTCGAGCATAAGCTCATTAATGGCATCACTGTAAAATGACAGCTCAACCCCATTGGATTTCAGGTTAAGAACAAGTTGGTTCTTTCCGGGCCTATTCTTAGGTCTGATTCTGTCCTTTGGCAGTTCGAGCGGTACGATTGGATGTTCAGTCATAACCTCCGTATTCAATTGTTAAGAACAGTATATGACTATTGAACAGAGGTCGATAGATACCGCGCTATTGGGCACTTACACTGATCGACGTGGTGGCAGAGCTGCTCAAGAAATTGCGCAACTAAAAAAGGCTGATGCCCTCAATTCTTGAGATCATCTGCCTTTTTCTGGTTTATTTAGTTTTCCTTCTTCTTGCGCTTGAAAGCACCCAGGATGCCGATTCCGCCAAGGATGGAAGCAAGTCCTAAGCCAAAGGCGGCCTTGGAATTGTCTTCACCGGTTTGCGGTAGCTGGTCTTGAGCTTACGCAGACTCCTTGATACTGATCGTCTTGGCCGGTTCAGCGGTCTTGACGGCCTTAGGTGCCTTGACAGGAGCCTTGACCAGCTTTTCGGCCGGCGCCTTTGCAGACTTTGCAGGCTTTTCTGGAAGACCTTCCACCTTGCCAGTTGCCGTAGTCTCACCAGGGGTTATGGTGTGATCGTATGGAACCGCAGTGTCCTTGGTTGGATCCTTCGGAGTTACAGGGTCGCCTGGTTTGCCGTTCTTTGGAGTCCAGCATGGAACAGAATATTTAAGTCTATCACAACCGACAACGGTTCCGAGTTCGCGGATCTATCAAATCTTGAGCAAGTTTCCAAGACGCTTGTGTACTATGCTCACCCTTATACATTCTGTAATAAAGGTAGCGTAAAAGGCCGCATCGAGCTTATCAGACGCTATATTCCTAAGGGAGATCGCATGGATAAAGGTAGCGCGGAAGACATTGCTAATATCGAAGTATGGTGCAACTCTCTTTCTCGAAAGATCTTAAACTACAAGACTCCAAAAGAGTGCTTTGACGTAGAGCTTGACCATATTTATTGGCGCAGATAGTCAAAATCTACCAGATGTTATTGGTAAGTGTTCAATTTATTATTGCAATCGGCGGTTTTCTAAATATTGCCCTTAAGCTCGGAATTTACTTGATCCGACGAAAAGTGTCTGGGAAGAAACTCGATTTTTAGCCCGGATATAAAAACACAGAAATTCATTATTTTTAGTGAATTCCTGTGTTTTTTTGTTTTTGAAATGAAAATTCGAAGGCTTTACCTTCTTCTTGGCTCCATATTTTTTCAGATTCATCGTCATGAACATGATACCGACATCCGTTTCGACTTTCTTTTTGCCTCTTAAATGCGTTCTGCGCATACCAAATACACTCTTCATGTGCCCAAAAATTGGCTCCACATCTGACTTGCGACAGCCATAGATGCGTTTGCCTTCTTTGCTTTGAAGAGTCTCTTTTGCTTTTTCTTTTAAATACTGCCAGTTAGGATTGTAGTGAATCTGTCTTTGTCGACCTGTTTTGGTTTTAGCCAATTGGGTCAGTTCTTCAGTTAGCTGGAACTCGTCGGCTTCATAGATCTTAAAGTTTCTGACCATGCCAGTAGATCGATCTTTTCTTTGACTATAATATTTGAAGTTGAAGCGGACGCCTGATTTATCTACGTAATAGTCTTCTTCTTCGTTATAGTACCAGTTGTCGACCTTTGATGGATCTTTCTTATATTTTCGCGTTTGTTCTTTTTCGTATTGGGTATACGGAATCTGATAGTTCTTATCTGAATAATTCTCTTCCAGAATCGAGTAATTGTATTCACTGCCATAGCCCGCATCGGCCACAATATTTTGAAACTTATCGAGAATTCATCTGGACTTCATTTGGTCTAGAAATGGTTCGAATGTTCTAAAGTCAGTCGGATTAGGAAACAGGGCAAAATCAACTATATATTGATTAGTAGTCGCTGCCTGAATATTGTAGCCTGGCTTTAGCTGCCCGTTTTTCATATGATCTTCTTTCATATGCATGAAGGTGGCATCATGATCTGTTTTAGAGTAGCTGTTACGGCCAGCAAAGATCTCTTCAGCTTCTTCGTACTTTTTAGCACGCGGAATAAAATCTTTTCTGAGTTTATGTGCGATCTTCTTTAATTCACGGCGCTTGGCCTTATTTTTTGATCCGCCTGGAATGGCTTTAGGTTCTCGATCAATTTTCTCGGTCAGCTTCTCAACTTCTTTTTCCGTTTCTTGAGCCAGAATCTCTAAGCCTTGACTAGTTTGGGCTTCTTCTTCGGCCATGGCTTTGACTACTTCTTTATTGATCAGTTCTTCATATAAAGCAGACACGTCTTCCTTTAACTTGGCATGATACTTCTCAATAGCTTTTCGCCAGACAAAAGTGTACCTGTTGGCGTCCGCTTCAATCTTAGTACCATCGATAAAAACTGCATTTTCACGGATTAATCCCTCATCTTCTAATAATGAAGTAAAGTAGACAAAGCACTGCTTAATTACCTTATTGGCATGGTCGCTTGATCTGAAATTATTGATCGTGTGATAAGAAATCTTTCTATTGTCAACCAAAATCATCATGGGCAGATTCTCTTCTAGCATTCTTTCAATTTTTCTGCCTGAAAAAACTCTTCTAGAATAAGCAAAGAGTAAAATCTTAAGCATCATTGCCGGGTGATATGCAGGTCTGCCTGTATTAGAAGTGGTTTCTAAGATAACTTCGTTAGGAATAGAATCAACGAATTCACTGATAACACTGGCAATGTGATTTGCAGGGATAGAAAAATCTAAATTTAATGATAAAGTAGTTTGTCCTGTGATATAATTTTGATACATGTTTAGGCCCACTTTCTATTGTTTTTTTGTGGTGATTAAATAATATCAAGGAATGGGTTTAAAGTATACAAAAAGAGCGATGACTTCTTATGAAGTTCATCGCTTTTTTCATGGCCTGGAAATTAGTTTCTTCCCAGACACTTTTCTTTAGCTTTATTCATGGGCAATTGGGAAGGTAGCCGTAAAGGTTGACCCCTTGCCCAATTCGCTGAACAGCTTGATTGAGCCATGGCATTGCTCAGTCGCATGCTTGACGATCGACAAGCCTAAGCCTGTCCCGCCAGTCTTGCGGCTGTGGCTCTTATCAACTCTGTAGAAGCGTTCAAAGATCCGCTGCTGGGCTTCTGCCGGCACGCCGATCCCATCGTCTGCGACCTCCAAGACCGCGTGGCCGTCCCGCTCACCAACCGTCACCTTGACGTGGCCGCCGGGCTTGTTGTAGCGAATTGCATTGTCAATCAAATTGTAGGCTATCTCATACAACAGACGGAAGTTGGCCGTCAGGTAGACTGACTCAAGATTGGCAATCAGCGTCATATTGTGGCGCTCAAACGAGCTTTGCAGGGCATCAATGGCTTCTTGGACCGGACTCTTCAAGTCGATCCGCCGTTCTTCAACCTGTTGCATTTCATCCAGATGAGACAAACGGATAATATCGTCGATCAAGGTCAGCAGCTGGGAAGATGAAGCATGAATCTTCTGGTAGAATTTGTCCTTGTCCTCGTCTTTGACCAAGTGATTTTCTAGCAGCTCGGCCGAACCCATAATCGACTGCAGCGGCGTCTTCAGTTCGTGGGAAACGTTGGCCGTAAATTCACGGCGAATTTGCGCTTCATGATATTCTTCCGTGACGTCCACGACCAGAATCGAAGTCCCCTTAAGAACCTTGCGGCTGGTAATTGGACTGGCACTGACCTGAATGCTGCGGCCATGACGCTTGATGATTCCTTCGGCATGCTCGGTCCGGTTGTTCTTATTGACGATCTTCTTTACGTCTTCAGGCAGCTTGGAATTGTCGTCCAAGTCCAGCAAGGTCATCACGGCTGGATTTGACAGGAGGATCTTGTCGTCCAGATCAATCAGGATCAACCCTTCCTGCATGGCATCCGTGACCGTCTTAAACTCCTTCTCGCGATGGTGCAGCTGCTCAATTTGGTCAGAGATCTGCTTGTTCTGACTGTCAAGCCGTGAAAGCAGCGGCTTGATTTCTTCATAGTTGGAGCTCGCCAGGGGATGGTCCAGATCCAGGCTGTTTAACGGTTCCACGATCGTCTTGGAGATCTTCTTGGCCAAGAGCCAAGAAATTGCCGTTGCCCCCAGGAGAATGATCAAGAGCGGTGAAATCAGGTGCAGCAAGGCCAGCAGCATCGTATTGCGCGTGATTGCGACGCGGACGACGCTGCCATCCTTAAGGCGCTCAGCGTAATAGTGGGTTACGGTCGAAAGGGTCGTGCTGAAGCGCTCGCTCTCGCCCGTCCCCTTCTTCATCGCTTCTGCGACTTCCTTGCGCTGGGCATGATTCCCCATTTTCTTGGGGTTCTCCTCATTGTCGAAAAGGACCTTGCCGTTCTGGGCGATCCAGGTGACCCGATAATTCTCTCCCCGCAATTCCTTTAAATACTTCACTCCGCCGGCATTGACCCCGGCCGCGGCCAAGTTAGCCTGTGAAGTCAAGTTGCGAACTTCAGTATTGTCAAAATCGATACTTAAGGACAATGCGCTTAATGCGACTGACACCAGCAAAACCAATGTCGTCGACGCGAAGATTGCTCGGAAAATTCTTTTAAACATTAATTTCCTTCATGGTAGCGATAGCCGACACCCCGCACCGTCTCGATATGCTTACCAGCCTCACCCAATTTCTGTCTCAAAGTTCTTACGTGAACGTCCACCGTGCGGGTTTCACCGTAAAAACCGGTTTCCCAGATTTGATCCATGATCTCTTCCCGGGA encodes:
- a CDS encoding sensor histidine kinase, which gives rise to MFKRIFRAIFASTTLVLLVSVALSALSLSIDFDNTEVRNLTSQANLAAAGVNAGGVKYLKELRGENYRVTWIAQNGKVLFDNEENPKKMGNHAQRKEVAEAMKKGTGESERFSTTLSTVTHYYAERLKDGSVVRVAITRNTMLLALLHLISPLLIILLGATAISWLLAKKISKTIVEPLNSLDLDHPLASSNYEEIKPLLSRLDSQNKQISDQIEQLHHREKEFKTVTDAMQEGLILIDLDDKILLSNPAVMTLLDLDDNSKLPEDVKKIVNKNNRTEHAEGIIKRHGRSIQVSASPITSRKVLKGTSILVVDVTEEYHEAQIRREFTANVSHELKTPLQSIMGSAELLENHLVKDEDKDKFYQKIHASSSQLLTLIDDIIRLSHLDEMQQVEERRIDLKSPVQEAIDALQSSFERHNMTLIANLESVYLTANFRLLYEIAYNLIDNAIRYNKPGGHVKVTVGERDGHAVLEVADDGIGVPAEAQQRIFERFYRVDKSHSRKTGGTGLGLSIVKHATEQCHGSIKLFSELGKGSTFTATFPIAHE